The region gccctcaactcactaaagctgagcttctaccttccggctctgattaactgctgtttttaaacacattggtggttccggcctactaacggtgtctgcccctgcctggtgttgccctcaactgaataaagctgagcttcaaccttctggctctcattaagtgttttttaaaaaacaaaatggtggttccggcctactaacggtgtctgcccctgcctggtgttgccctcaactgaataaagctgagcttctaccttccggctctgattaactgctgtttttaaacacattggtggttccggcctactaacggtgtctgcccctgcctggtgttgccctcaactgaataaagctgagcttctaccttccggctctgattaactgctgtttttaaacacattggtggttccggcctactaacggtgtctgcccctgcctggtgttgccctcaactgaataaagctgagcttctaccttccggctctgattaactgctgtttttaaacacattggtggttccggcctactaacggtgtctgcccctgcctggtgttgccctcaactgaataaagctgagcttcaaccttctggctctcattaagtgttttttaaaaaacaaaatggtggttagggcctactaacggcttctgcccctccctggtgttgccctcaactgaataaagctgagcttctaccttccggctctgattaactgctgtttttaaacacattggtggttagggcctactaacggtgtctgcccctgcctggtgttgccctcaactgaataaagatgagcttcaaccttctggctctcattaagtgttttttaaaaaacaaaatggtggttagggcctactaacggcttctgcccctccctggtgttgccctcaactgaataaagctgagcttcaaccttctggctctcattaagtgttttttaaaaaacaaaatggtgtttagggcctactaacggtgtctgcccctccctggtgttgccctcaactgaataaagctgagcttcaaccttctggctctcattaagtgttttttaaaaaacaaaatggtggttagggcctactaacggtgtctgcccctccctggtgttgtcctcaactgaacaaagctgagcttccacattctggctttcggcctatactatcagatattaagctgcatttggcctactagtgtggttaggcccttgaaacagtgtctgctgctcttgggtttgctactccactgaacaaagcaatgccgcctgtttagtcctgttaccaattttgatctgcatttagcctactttattctttggccctatatctgtttcctcatcatcctgcccattgcccagccactgctagatgagtctgctggtacattgacctagaccactacattccccttgtactctacacagccagaatctgaccctgctgaaagtaaggttccccttcccgcatattataccaccttacacagggacaaagaggaaggtgcagatgaaagtgcaggttccttcatcaggtgggggggcatactcgttggcgacgtcactggcacagggccactcagagtacgcaaaagtgtcgctgctggtgggaggcgcccccgccatgcaaacacaccgccgtactttgaggggccctgtgccagtgccaatgcgaacgagtgggccccccctgcttgctcaggatcacagcacttgcaacgtttaaatacttacctctccctgctccaccgccatgacgtagtccatgtttcctgggcccactaaaaccttgaaccagccctacccccacaacttttgccaaatgacccccaatttccagtgcccaactattattataaagttaattaagattgacaagcttcagaaaacaagaatggatgtttttggcagtaaaatgtgcactgtaggtgttttcctggcctccactcactgccggctatgcttccccattgacttgcattgggtttcgtgtttcggtcgatccccgacttttagcgataatcggccgacttcactcgactcgactctggactaaatcgggtttcacaaaaccagactcgatcttaaaaaaatgaaagtcgctcaaccctagtggggactttccgtaagcacagcagggaaggaccacaacacatagcgctagcaggaaggcgcagatttccacctgttaagagaactctggagatgccattggaccggccggacttgcgcagcctggttatccggattccggactgaggacccagagatcttcagtaaagaggtaaagagactgcaacttggtgtcctcgttatttactgcaccgcaccactacagcatcaccaccactatccacattcataccatttactgtacgcccctcagcagggtcacggaccgggcctagccaccgtgacaaccccagagcagagactcacaggcccggtaccgggtacccctcggccctgcggcagtgggagcgctacaacttggcgtcacgaacaggatctacttaagcctgaagaatcaggtcatgtgtgccttggaactgtgatttattgtgctttaactgtgctttattgagagacggTGTACTActgcttgccgccagaagttcccgccaaaaaccgccgccattgctacgccaaagaagaaggagggcgtgccatggaagGAGACTACCAaaatggcgccagaagcggcgaccgccccctgcgcctcttgctgcaaagcgaagacctgcctcaaagcagaggaccaccccttgatttgcaacggcgggaatcgGGCGACGGAGAAGCtcaaccccggagaaatggcggagccaggtgcatgcattgccaccgactatcagacagcgatgatgaacagcaagtgcctgaaagaggaaggagcaatcccggcttgccttCAACCACCGCAGCGGGAGAATCTGAACTCCTTAGAGCCGACGACAGGGGAGCTGAACCCACCTATCCCGACATCGGAGCCAGCCGAGGAGGAGCCATGGGGAGCGGAGTTGCATCCGGAGGCCGCaggggaggagccgcggtccgggctgcagccgattccagcgtcctcgtcaacagaccggatcgacatcggtggaatcacatcaggcgcaggtatggaagacgcccctgctcccccgctcgatcccgctcccgcgaccggccctcaccccagtaaaagccgtctcctctcggcagaactagtggtgttaccccccgacgcaatggggaagctggtaccaccgctgccgaccagaatgggagaacccatagacgtgggcccagacggggtgattctccagtgggacaccccccggattgggccggatggagctcgggaggaagggttcacccttgctgtgcttacctgggaacaatacaaacaatgcttgatcctacattggaaaaggcaaaaagaggcagagctgactgacccaccgagagtacaacaatCACCTCGTGCATGCGGTaataaagacgtggtaaagcggggaactgtattgaccttccacccgaagaggggatggggctccatacaggaaccggggctaccaactgacgtcttcgttactagttgcaacgtgaagactccctgctgcagccgagatggtgatccattgcaaaagggggatcaggtgacttacacccgtcatcggaatgcatacgggtggtatgcccggaacgttcgccgctgtgaacttgggagggtgtcatctgttacttcaaccatgatggaaccagacgtgactgatcttaccaatattgccaccgtacgtctcattgcagcgactgagctggcggctagagtccgccttcaggttcaggcatcaggtggtctgactgcactcgGGAAATTCACCAGCGACACTGGTGTGGCATCAGCCGTTGATCAAGGATtgaagcctgcacagtcggaaggtgtccactagagttgagcgactttcatttttttaagatcgagtcgggttttgtgaaacccgactttgtccagagtcgagtcgagtgcagtcggccgattatcgctaaaagtcggggatcgaccgaaacgcgaaacccaatgcaagtcaatggggaagcatagtcggcagtgagtggaggccaggaaaacacctacagtgcccattttaatgccaaaaacatccattcttgtttctgaagcttgtcaatcttaattaactttataataatagttgggcataggaaattgggggtcatttggcaaaagttgtggggggagtagggctggctcaagtttttcgtgggcccaggaaatgcggactacgtcacggcggtgttgcagggagaggtaagtatttcaacgttgcaagtgctgtgatcctgagcaagcagggggggcccactcgttcgcattggcactggcacagggcccctcaaagtacagcggtgtgtttgcatggcgggggcgcttcccaccagcagcgacacttttgcgtactctgaggggccctgtgccagtgacgtcgccaacgagtatgcccccccacctgatgaaggaacctgcactttcatctgcaccttcctcttttccctgtgtaaggtggcataacatgcgggaaggggaaccttactttcagcagggtcagattctggctgtgtagagtacaaggggaatgtagtggtctaggtcaatgtaccagcagactcatctagcagtggctgggcaatgggcaggatgaggaggaaacagatatagggccaaagaatagagtaggctaaatgcagttcaaaattggtaacaggactaaacaggcgacattgctttgttcagtggagtagcaaacccaagagcagcagacactgtttcaagggcctaaccacactagtaggccaaatgcagtttaatatctgatagtataggccgaaagccagaatgtggaagctcagctttgttcagttgaggacaacaccaggcaggggcagacacctttagtaggccggaacagccaattttttttaaaaaacagcagttaataagaggcagaaggaagaagctcagctttattcagttgaggacaacaccaggcaggggcagacacctttactaggccggaacagccaatttcatttttaaatatcgtcatttggaacagaaggttgaagctcagctttattcagttgaggacaacaccaggcaggggcagacacctttactaggccggaacagccaatttcatttttaaaaatcgttattttggaacagaaggttgaagctcagctttattcagttgaggacaacaccaggcaggggcagacacctttagtaggccggaacagccaatttcatttttaaaaatcgtcatttggaacagaaggttgaagctcagctttattcagttgaggacaacaccaggcaggggcagaaacctttagtaggccggaacagccaattttttaaaaaaaacagcagttaataagaggcagaaggtagaagctcagctttattcagttgaggacaacaccaggcaggggcagacacctttagtaggccggaacagccaatttcatttttaaaaatcgttattttggaacagaaggtagaagctcagctttattcagttgaggacaacaccaggcaggggcagacacctttagtaggccggaacagccaatttcatttttaaaaatcgttattttggaacagaaggttgaagctcagctttattcagttgaggacaacaccaggcaggggcagacacctttagtaggccggaacagccaatttttaaaaaaaacagcagttaataagaggcggaaggtagaagctcagctttattcagttgcagcttcttggcaataatataaagaagacgcgacaggacaacactcggtggatgccatatctgtgttttcaatggaaaaaaacctttcagttaactacttgcaggagaaagtttttgtagctggtggccaattttttttaaaaaaagcagttaataagaggccgaaggtagaagctcagctttattcagttgcagcttcttggcaataatataaagaagacgcgacaggacaacactcggtggatgccatatctgtgttttcaatggaaaaaaacctttcagttaactacttgcaggagaaagtttttgtagctggtggccaatttttttcaaaaaaagcagttaataagaggcagaaaatagaagctcagctttattcagttgcagcttctaggcaataatataaagaagacgcgacaggacaacactcggtggatgccatatctgtgtcttcaatggaaaaaaacctttcagttaactacttgcaggagaaagtttttgtagctggtggccaatttttgtactgtaccagttttttgttgtatgtgtttttgtttttaatgttaaaatgtctgcatttgatatctctccagtattttcttttttataagcaaaatactgcagttttacatcggttacatggatacacaggcagcttggtggtcagtggaggagtatttaaagtagggaccgcagacaggctatcaaaggcctaaaataacaaacaataggctcatggcagttttacatcagttacatggatacacgggcaggcagcttggtggtcagtggaggagtatttaaagtagggaccgcagacaggctatcaaaggcctaaaataacaaacaataggctcatggcagttttacatcggttacatggatacacgggcaggcagcttggtggtcagtggaggagtattgcaaggagtgaccgcagacaggctatcaaaggcctaaaataacaaacaataggctcatggcagttttacatcggttacatggatacacgggcaggcagcttggtggtcagtggaggagtatttaaagtagggaccgcagacaggctatcaaaggcctaaaataacaaacaataggctcatggcagttttacatcggttacatggatacacgggcaggcagcttggtggtcagtggaggagtattgcaaggagtaaccgcagacaggctatcaaaggcctaaaataacaaacaataggctcatggcagttttacatcgcttacatggatacacgggcaggcagcttggtggtcagtggaggagtattgcaaggagtgaccgcagacaggctatcaaaggcctaaaataacaaacaataggctcatggcagttttacatcggttacatggatacacgggcaggcagcttggtggtcagtggaggagtatttaaagtagggaccgcagacaggctatcaaaggcctaaaataacaaacaataggctcatggcagttttacatcggttacatggatacacgggcaggcagcttggtggtcagtggaggagtattgcaaggagtgaccgcagacaggctatcaaaggcctaaaataacaaacaataggctcatggcagttttacatcggttacatggatacacgggcaggcagcttggtggtcagtggaggagtatttaaagtagggaccgcagacaggctatcaaaggcctaaaataacaaacaataggctcatggcagttttacatcggttacatggatacacgggcaggcagcttggtggtcagtggaggagtattgcaaggagtgaccgcagacaggctatcaaaggcctaaaataacaaacaataggctcatggcagttttacatcggttacatggatacacgggcaggcagcttggtggtcagtggaggagtatttaaagtagggaccgcagacaggctatcaaaggcctaaaataacaaacaataggctcatggcagttttacatcggttacatggatacacaggcagcttggtggtcagtggaggagtattgcaaggagtgtctgtcccagtactcccaaaatataaatagatgttaatgtctcgcaaaacaaccaaaaaaaaaaaaaggtggcatacttaggtacaggggtgggctcatctgctgagtttctgacatagtaatttggcagtaactatttaatggtgccaatataggacacagacacagactactttaagttgcatcatagatgtctacaaatttgtattgtcagtgccagacattgaatgatgtcagcgaatagactaaagattggtggagctgtgcgacataattttgcacgtggtagagcacagtttgagctgggggaggggggaactctcttgaggccggcgggaccgccccagggcccctcatgttacaacggtgtgtctgacgttgggtgcgcaccaccaccgccagagacactacattgtactatgagggacccagtggcagtgccgtcgaccaaaagcggccacacccacctcttcagacaaacagcagtctcacgggtgcttgcgccaagtcgcgataccacggccccgtgtggggagtttggccatttagggaggtgtaaatggagcgcccccacaccgccgcagggccgaggggtacccggagccgggcctctgagatctcagtcctggggttgtcacggtggctagacccggtccgtggccctgtctgtcagtgggggacgtccggtgcaataagtggtgttgtaacggtgcaggtcgcggtaaataatgaggacaccaggttgccgtctctttacctctttactgaagatgttggagacctcagtccagagcgctgttaactgggttttcagagaccggccggtccaacgacacatcaggagttcctccttacaggtgggaatcagtatctaccttctagcgctgtgtgttgtagttcttccccgctgagctcccgggatagtcctcacaactgtttctttctgtctctactgttctttctccgtcctccagatgatatggtaggacgcacccgtatgacggggtaggcctggagttcttccgggaccctagagtcgcccctctcccacagctgcctccgttgtctgcttaggtgttaagtgagacagccaacctgtaattagctgtccggccgtggtttgcaatgtacttaaagtctcttacttgctcggcgttccggccaccgactatttgcgcctcagaaggatgttgcctcggtctaacagcaggaccccttctggtatttctccttttctgtattcccgttgtttactggttagttctgctctgaggagtctgccaggatcccatccctgacaggtcctctcactagctcttcccagctacttctccctgtcttcctgtccaacccccagttttaccagagttgtgaggagtggcctactagataggaccaccccccctggtggccggagtgtgaagtgtggtgtgagtgtacctgatcagagaaactccttagtgtaatcagacgtaccacagctccccatagtggcggagccacagtactgcaacaaccaggactctggggtgctgcataaacatgtcgtatgctggacaatcagctgcagcaaattatacattagaaaagtaattcacagtagtccacaggcaagagcttttcataggaaagctaggtgtcggccgggcaaggtggggcaaaagatttcgaaatccagttgtggttcattttaatgaatgttagatcgtcaacattttgggtagccagacgagtccttttttcggttaatattgaacctgcagcactgaatactctttctgataggacacttgctgccgggcaagcaagctcctgcaatgcatattctgccaattctggccaggtgtctaattttgatgcccagtaatcaaatgggaatgacggttgagggagaacatcgataagggatgaaaaatagttagtaactatactggacaaatgttgtctcctgtcactttcaattgatgcagcagtacctgtcctgtctgcggtcatagcaaaatcactccacaacctcgtcagaaaacccctctgtccaacgccacttctgatgtgtgcacccctaacactcctagtctgctgccccctggagctcgtgtgagaacgatcacgtgcgctgtgtgctgggaatgcctgaagcaaacggtcaacaagagttgattgtttggttgctaatattagttccaagttctcatgtggcataatattttgcaatttgcctttatagcgtggatcaaggaggcaggccaaccagtaatcgtcatcgttcatcattttcgtaatgcgtgtgtccctttttaggatatgtaaggcataatccgccatgtgggccaaagttccagttgtcaaatctccggttgtgattggttgaggggcagtttcaggcaaatctacgtcacttgtgtccctcaaaaaaccagaacccagccttgccacgcaaccaatttccagtgcccccgggaaagcttccgcattaaaaatatactcatccccatcatcctcctcgtcctccacctcctcttcgcccgctacctcgtcctgtacactgccctgaccagacaatggctgactgtcatcaaggctttcctcttcctctggtgcagacacctgctcctttatgtgcgtcaaactttgcatcagcagacgcattagggggatgctcatgcttattacggcgttgtctgcactaaccagctgtgtgcattcctcaaaacactgaaggacttgacacatgtcttgtatcttggaccactgcacacctgacaactccatgtctgccatcctactgtctgcccgtgtatgtgtatcctcccacaaaaacataacagcccgcctctgttggcacagtctctgaagcatgtgcagtgttgagttccaccttgttgcaacgtctatgattaggtgatgctggggaaggttcaaagaccgctgataggtctgcatacggctggcgtgtacaggcgaacgtcggatatgtgagcaaagtccacgcactttgaggagcaggtcggagaacccaggataagttttcaataagcactgcaccaccaggtttaaggtgtgagccaggcaaggaatgtgtttcagttgggaaagggagatggcattcatgaaattccttccgttatcactcactaccttgcctgcctcaagatctactgtgcccagccacgactgcgtttcttgttgcaagaactcggacagaacttccgcggtgtgtctgttgtcgcccaaacacttcatagccaatacagcctgctgacgcttgccagtagctggcccataatgggacaactggtgtgcaacagtgtcatctgccgatggagtggttggccgactgcggtctgtggaagagctgtagcttctgcaggaggacgaggaggaggaggaggagggggtgcgaacgcctacagccaactgtttcctagaccgtgggctaggcacaactgtcctgaaattgatgtcccctgtggaccctgcatccaccacattcacccagtgtgccgtgatggacacataacgtccctggccatgcctactggtccatgcatctgtagtcaggtgcacctttgtactcacagattgcctgagtgcatggacgatgcgctgtttaacgtgctggtgcagggctgggatggcttttcttgaaaaaaagtgtcgactgggtagctcgtatcgtggttcagcgtactccatcagggctttgaaagcttcgctttcaactaaccggtagggcatcatctctaacgagattagtctagctatgtgggcgttaaaaccctgtgtacgcggatgcgaggataagtacttccttttcctaaccagtgtctcatgtagtgtgagctgaactggagagatggagatcgtggaacttgcgggtgtgccggtggacctggcagactgagagacggttggagacggtattgtttccgccggtgcactagatgcaatatttcctcctacaaaactggtgattccctgaccctgactgcttttggctgtcaaagaaacctgcacagatactgccggtggtgcggaaaatggtggccttacagtgacggaagggatgttgcgttgctgactagcttcattggccgagggtgctacaaccttaagggacgtttggtagttagtccaggcttgaaaatgcatggtggttaagtgtttatgcatgcaactagtattgagacttttcagattctgacctctgcttaagctagttgaacatttttgacagatgactttgcgctgatcaattggatgttgtttaaaaaaatgccagactgcactcttcctagcatcggatcccttttcagggattgcagactgagctttaaccggatggccacgctgtcctccaacaggttttggctttgacacgcgttttgggccagatacgggcccggcagatggaacctgttgcgatgttgatgcctgctgcggcccctcctccacctccgcttctgaactattgccgcctgcaccctgttcccccaatggctgccaatcggggtcaacaact is a window of Ranitomeya variabilis isolate aRanVar5 chromosome 2, aRanVar5.hap1, whole genome shotgun sequence DNA encoding:
- the LOC143809694 gene encoding uncharacterized protein LOC143809694, giving the protein MRKSSARGRGRGRSLSAGNDGSGSGASGGRGDKNIPPKSGAVEAVSSSGYTRPRKLSFLGLGKPILKPEQQQQVLAYIADSASSSFASSSETGKCKSSASLVDVHGQGQVASLSSSAKTTTREKDAAGDTTGYSMELFTHTVPGLESETLNRPCPLQVDSDMECTDAQPQPEYYAAPLTETTTLPSQGTDPQSDPDETMLPRHERYTTDRHSDTDEVAHELEEEVIDDPVVDPDWQPLGEQGAGGNSSEAEVEEGPQQASTSQQVPSAGPVSGPKRVSKPKPVGGQRGHPVKAQSAIPEKGSDARKSAVWHFFKQHPIDQRKVICQKCSTSLSRGQNLKSLNTSCMHKHLTTMHFQAWTNYQTSLKVVAPSANEASQQRNIPSVTVRPPFSAPPAVSVQVSLTAKSSQGQGITSFVGGNIASSAPAETIPSPTVSQSARSTGTPASSTISISPVQLTLHETLVRKRKYLSSHPRTQAVVNLLFAPSSGY